The following are from one region of the Erwinia sp. SLM-02 genome:
- a CDS encoding RidA family protein produces the protein MNKPTHTRIRMFNTKATYPNQSLDNDLCQAVRAGNTVYVRGQVGTDFTGKLVGLGDPRAQAEQAMKNVQQLLEEAGSHLSHIVKTTTYLTDPRYREPVYQEVGKWLKGVFPISTGLVVSALAQPQWLMEIDVIAVIPDEEAL, from the coding sequence ATGAACAAACCTACGCATACCCGCATCCGCATGTTTAATACCAAAGCCACCTACCCAAACCAGAGCCTGGATAACGATCTGTGCCAGGCGGTACGGGCGGGCAATACCGTTTACGTTCGTGGCCAGGTGGGTACCGACTTTACCGGTAAACTGGTGGGGCTGGGCGATCCGCGTGCGCAGGCGGAACAGGCAATGAAAAATGTGCAGCAGCTGCTGGAAGAAGCGGGCAGCCATCTTTCGCATATCGTTAAAACCACCACCTATCTTACCGATCCCCGCTATCGCGAGCCGGTCTACCAGGAGGTGGGAAAGTGGCTCAAGGGGGTGTTCCCTATTTCGACCGGGCTGGTGGTATCGGCACTGGCGCAGCCGCAGTGGCTGATGGAAATCGACGTGATTGCCGTTATTCCGGATGAGGAGGCGCTGTGA